DNA sequence from the Pelorhabdus rhamnosifermentans genome:
AGTGAAACACGAGCCCAGGCGTCTATCACGATTCCTTTATCCAGGATGCGGTCAACGACTTCAACCAGGCTGGAGGATGCCATTGCAGTTCTAACGGCCATTT
Encoded proteins:
- the gvpJ gene encoding gas vesicle protein GvpJ, whose translation is MKKMAVRTAMASSSLVEVVDRILDKGIVIDAWARVSL